A window of Mus pahari chromosome 7, PAHARI_EIJ_v1.1, whole genome shotgun sequence contains these coding sequences:
- the Rps29 gene encoding 40S ribosomal protein S29: MGHQQLYWSHPRKFGQGSRSCRVCSNRHGLIRKYGLNMCRQCFRQYAKDIGFIKLD; encoded by the exons ATGGGTCACCAGCAGCTCTACTGGAGTCACCCTCGGAAGTTCGGCCAGGGTTCCCGCTCTTG ccgcGTCTGCTCTAACCGCCACGGTCTGATCCGCAAATACGGGCTGAACATGTGCCGCCAGTGCTTCCGGCAGTACGCGAAGGACATAGGCTTCATTAAG ttggATTAA
- the Lrr1 gene encoding leucine-rich repeat protein 1 isoform X2, giving the protein MRLPCEVEVRSCHLPTLGLKSRGKGVRAVVSLCQAPGRNELQPEARTEPGGRACLLVSTMKDRQGTRYKLRENIEQLFTKFVDEGKATVRLKEPPVDICLSKDSIWP; this is encoded by the exons ATGAGGCTGCCTTGTGAGGTGGAGGTCCGCAGCTGTCATTTGCCAACCTTAGGGCTCAAGAGCCGAGGCAAGGGCGTGCGAGCGGTGGTGAGCCTGTGCCAGGCACCGGGCAGGAATGAGCTgcagcctgaggcaaggacagagCCCGGCGGCCGCGCCTGCCTGCTGGTCTCCACCATGAAAGACAGGCAGGGAACCCGCTACAAG CTAAGAGAGAACATTGAGCAGCTCTTCACCAAATTTGTGGATGAGGGGAAAGCCACTGTCCGGCTAAAGGAGCCTCCTGTGGACATCTGTCTGAGTAAG GATTCCATATGGCCCTGA
- the Lrr1 gene encoding leucine-rich repeat protein 1 isoform X1 — MRLPCEVEVRSCHLPTLGLKSRGKGVRAVVSLCQAPGRNELQPEARTEPGGRACLLVSTMKDRQGTRYKLRENIEQLFTKFVDEGKATVRLKEPPVDICLSKANPGNLKTLLSAMRLAHRGCDVNTPLSTLKPVKTSEFEKYKTKMVITSKKDYPLSKNFPYFLEHLQASYCSLARVDMRMLCLKNLTKLDLSHNCIKKLPATIGDLTHLQELNLNDNQLETFSVPLCTSTLQKSLQSLDLSKNKIKALPVQFCQFRELTNLNLNDNELIHLPFKIGQLTNLRFLSAARNKLRNLPSEFKMLSLEYLDLFGNTFEKPDVLPIIKLQVPLTLLDSCEQAVLFHRIPYGPDIIPYHLCQDLDTAKTCVCGRFCLQSFIQGVTTMNLHSVAHTVVLVDNMGRTEAPVISYFCSLTCFVKSSDMLN; from the exons ATGAGGCTGCCTTGTGAGGTGGAGGTCCGCAGCTGTCATTTGCCAACCTTAGGGCTCAAGAGCCGAGGCAAGGGCGTGCGAGCGGTGGTGAGCCTGTGCCAGGCACCGGGCAGGAATGAGCTgcagcctgaggcaaggacagagCCCGGCGGCCGCGCCTGCCTGCTGGTCTCCACCATGAAAGACAGGCAGGGAACCCGCTACAAG CTAAGAGAGAACATTGAGCAGCTCTTCACCAAATTTGTGGATGAGGGGAAAGCCACTGTCCGGCTAAAGGAGCCTCCTGTGGACATCTGTCTGAGTAAG gcCAATCCTGGCAATTTAAAGACTTTACTTTCAGCTATGAGACTGGCTCATAGAGGCTGTGACGTCAACACACCGCTTTCAACACTAAAACCAGTGAAGACttcagaatttgaaaaatataaaaccaaaatggTTATCACATCCAAAAAGGATTATCCTCTAAGCAAGAACTTTCCATATTTTCTGGAACATCTTCAGGCTTCTTACTGTAGCCTTGCCCGAGTTGATATGCGTATGCTGTGCTTAAAAAATCTTACGAAATTAGACCTGAGTCACAACTGTATAAAAAAGCTTCCAGCTACAATTGGAGACCTCACCCACCTTCAGGAGCTTAACCTTAATGACAATCAGCTGGAGACATTTAGTGTGCCCTTGTGTACTTCCACACTCCAGAAGTCACTTCAGAGTTTGGATCTCAGCAAGAACAAAATCAAAGCACTCCCTGTGCAGTTTTGTCAATTCCGGGAACTTACTAACTTAAACCTTAATGACAATGAATTGATTCACCTTCCTTTCAAGATAGGACAGCTAACAAACCTTCGTTTTCTATCAGCAGCTCGAAACAAACTTAGAAATCTACCTtctgaatttaaaatgttatccctgGAGTACTTGGATCTTTTTGGGAATACTTTTGAAAAACCAGACGTTCTTCCAATTATAAAGCTTCAAGTACCATTAACTTTACTGGACTCTTGTGAACAAGCTGTGCTGTTCCATAG GATTCCATATGGCCCTGATATAATTCCTTACCATCTTTGTCAAGATTTGGATACTGCCAAGACCTGTGTCTGTGGAAGATTCTGTCTCCAATCTTTCATTCAAGGAGTGACTACAATGAACCTACACTCTGTTGCGCACACTGTGGTCTTAGTAGATAATATGGGTAGGACGGAAGCTCCTGTTATCTCTTACTTTTGTTCTCTAACCTGTTTTGTAAAGTCCTCTGATATGTTAAACTAA
- the Rpl36al gene encoding 60S ribosomal protein L36a-like has translation MVNVPKTRRTFCKKCGKHQPHKVTQYKKGKDSLYAQGKRRYDRKQSGYGGQTKPIFRKKAKTTKKIVLRLECVEPNCRSKRMLAIKRCKHFELGGDKKRKGQVIQF, from the coding sequence ATGGTCAATGTACCTAAAACCCGAAGGACTTTCTGTAAGAAATGTGGCAAGCATCAGCCTCACAAAGTGACCCAGTATAAGAAGGGCAAGGATTCCCTGTATGCCCAAGGAAAGCGGCGCTACGACCGGAAGCAAAGCGGCTACGGTGGGCAGACCAAGCCAATCTTTCGAAAGAAGGCCAAAACCACGAAGAAGATTGTGCTCAGGCTTGAGTGTGTTGAGCCCAACTGCAGATCCAAGAGGATGCTGGCCATTAAGAGATGCAAGCATTTTGAACTGGGAGGCGACAAGAAGAGGAAGGGCCAAGTGATCCAGTTCTAA